In Helianthus annuus cultivar XRQ/B chromosome 3, HanXRQr2.0-SUNRISE, whole genome shotgun sequence, a single window of DNA contains:
- the LOC110924598 gene encoding uncharacterized protein LOC110924598, producing MRVKFVVYTGGKWDVINGNIEYVTHGDSRRRGLEIETDHSYNSFLNYVSKMCDTPNITRLSYRMSTFTDPIDIINDRDVRFFCDLAMQNPFELYKLYVIQESGVGSSGFSSLNKFKTPDLNISVKESVDVLNDECPILENNFEKSSTSNNESASSSIVFEAGHMFNNKEEMKLELGKKCLLEHFEFKVDRSSKTRYEVSCMGDGCEWRFKAYAIPGGSLFFEQLKDSGRIYRAKEIVKDFRQRFKVEITNLQAWRGKSHVLELLQGTTRDSFAELPIYYYNLKLANPGSVTHILVDQQSRFEMVFVALGAATVVIIDAAHLKGEFKGTLFLAVGMDGNNQILPIAYGIGKSEDGESWTWFLSKLRDCVGEIANMAIISDRANSIHVGVRNVFPRVYHGLCCRHLMMNLRLPSSKKRVRGTMVEDIWARAHCPGNRYHYMTSNSAESINSLSRFSRKMPITQLIEFFRESVQKWFYDRRLQGMQESHSLTQWAQKKILKKIEGSRTWTVGGIGVHNFVVEDGGKRGVVDFLNRSCSCRVWQVSGLPCGHVIAVSRFLGEPDCSHYAFSCYSNEVYKKTYEESINPLPHRSEWVIPEGLGSVLPSHNTKRQSGHPKENTRILSRGEEPVQVYCSRGRTYGHVRDVCLDPMPSQIRSRKSSGKGKGKEVETQSPTDDICPSYNLAEF from the exons ATGAGGGTCAAGTTTGTTGTTTATACTGGGGGGAAGTGGGATGTCATTAACGGAAACATTGAGTATGTTACTCATGGCGATTCAAGGAGACGTGGTTTAGAAATTGAAACAGATCATTCATATAATAGTTTTTTAAACTATGTTTCTAAGATGTGTGATACTCCAAACATTACACGGTTGTCATACCGGATGTCTACGTTTACTGATCCGATCGATATAATTAATGATCGAGATGTTAGATTTTTTTGTGATTTGGCGATGCAGAATCCTTTTgaattatataaattatatgtTATTCAAGAGTCTGGTGTTGGTTCCTCTGGTTTTTCTTCTTTAAACAAGTTCAAAACTCCAGATCTAAATATTTCAGTAAAAGAAAGTGTTGATGTTTTAAACGATGAGTGTCCtattttagaaaataattttgaaaaatcatcCACGTCTAACAACGAATCAGCTTCTTCATCTATAGTGTTTGAGGCCGGTCATATGTTCAATAACAAAGAAGAGATGAAGCTTGAGTTGGGAAAGAAATGTTTGTTAGAGCATTTCGAGTTTAAAGTTGATAGATCATCAAAGACACGGTATGAAGTGTCATGCATGGGTGATGGTTGTGAATGGCGATTTAAGGCATACGCTATTCCTGGTGGTAGTTTATTTTTT GAACAACTAAAAGACAGTGGTAGGATATATCGAGCGAAAGAGATTGTCAAAGATTTTAGACAAAGGTTCAAGGTTGAGATAACAAACCTTCAAGCTTGGCGTGGTAAAAGCCATGTACTTGAACTTCTACAAGGAACAACCCGAGACTCTTTTGCCGAACTACCAATATACTATTACAATTTGAAGCTTGCAAATCCTGGAAGCGTTACTCACATCTTGGTTGATCAGCAAAGTCGTTTTGAAATGGTTTTTGTTGCTTTAGGTGCTGCG ACGGTCGTTATCATTGACGCGGCACACCTAAAGGGTGAATTTAAAGGGACGTTGTTTTTAGCAGTGGGCATGGATGGAAATAATCAGATTTTACCAATTGCTTATGGCATTGGAAAATCAGAGGATGGTGAATCTTGGACATGGTTTCTCTCAAAGCTTAGAGACTGTGTTGGTGAAATAGCAAATATGGCGATCATTTCGGATAGGGCGAATTCTATACATGTAGGTGTTAGAAACGTGTTTCCACGTGTTTACCACGGGTTGTGTTGTCGTCATTTAATGATGAATTTACGTTTGCCGTCGTCTAAAAAAAGAGTACGAGGCACTATGGTGGAAGACAT ATGGGCAAGAGCTCATTGTCCTGGAAATCGATACCACTATATGACATCTAATAGTGCGGAGTCTATTAACTCTTTGTCTAGATTCTCGCGTAAGATGCCGATAACGCAACTTATCGAATTCTTCCGCGAGTCTGTACAAAAATGGTTTTATGACCGTCGACTGCAGGGCATGCAGGAGAGCCACTCACTGACTCAGTGGGCACAGaagaaaattttaaagaaaattgaagGGTCTAGAACCTGGACTGTTGGAGGCATCGGGGTACACAATTTTGTTGTTGAAGACGGTGGGAAAAGGGGTGTAGTTGATTTTTTGAATCGTTCGTGCAGCTGCCGTGTCTGGCAAGTTTCTGGTCTACCTTGTGGGCATGTGATTGCTGTTTCAAGATTTTTGGGTGAACCTGACTGCAGTCATTATGCATTCTCGTGTTATTCAAACGAAGTATACAAAAAAACGTATGAAGAATCGATTAATCCTCTGCCTCATAGGTCTGAATGGGTGATACCAGAAGGCCTTGGCAGTGTATTACCCTCGCATAATACAAAACGTCAATCTGGCCATCCAAAAGAAAACACCCGAATCTTGTCTCGTGGGGAAGAGCCCGTTCAGGTATATTGTTCGCGGGGTCGAACATACGGCCATGTTCGTGACGTTTGTTTAGATCCAATGCCATCACAGATTCGTTCACGTAAATCATCAGGCAAAGGAAAAGGGAAAGAGGTAGAAACCCAGAGTCCAACGGATGACATTTGTCCATCTTATAATTTAGCAGAATTTTAA
- the LOC110923140 gene encoding protein trichome birefringence-like 42: MMFKTSPTTACSAAALFYLFTILPLAHAHITKQSNQCNFFKGSWIMDRSYPMYNGSECPFVDPGLNCQNNGRADTIYLNFKWKPHACSLSRFKGERFLKRNRGKKIMFVGDSLSSNQWQSLACMLYRTVGSNHTFEVTGPLSTLSFPEYGVSVMYLKNGFLVDLVVEKRGRILKLDSISRFGKWKGADILIFNSYHWWTHTGTRQTWDYYQVGENIYKDMGRMLAYKIALTTWANWVDSYIDFKKTRVFFQGVSAVHDRGWNEPSAQNCIGQTLPTRGLHYPGKRYPGEEVVKDVLAKMKNPVYLLDITLLTQLRKDGHPSKYGDDGIDCSHWCLAGVPDAWNQILYNILLKK; this comes from the exons ATGATGTTCAAAACCTCACCCACTACCGCTTGCTCTGCTGCTGCACTCTTTTATCTCTTCACCATTCTACCTCTAGCCCACGCCCATATAACAAAACAATCAAACCAATGCAACTTCTTCAAAGGAAGCTGGATCATGGATCGATCCTACCCGATGTACAACGGATCCGAATGCCCCTTTGTTGACCCAGGGTTGAACTGCCAGAACAACGGTAGAGCCGATACCATCTACCTCAACTTCAAATGGAAGCCCCATGCCTGTTCACTTTCCAG GTTTAAGGGGGAGAGGTTTTTGAAGAGGAACAGGGGTAAGAAAATAATGTTTGTGGGGGACTCATTGAGTTCGAACCAATGGCAGTCACTGGCCTGCATGCTTTACCGGACCGTTGGTTCCAACCACACATTCGAGGTTACAGGACCACTCTCAACTCTTTCATTCCCA GAATACGGAGTCTCAGTCATGTACTTAAAAAACGGGTTTCTAGTAGACCTGGTGGTGGAGAAAAGAGGCCGGATTTTAAAACTCGACTCCATCAGCAGGTTTGGCAAATGGAAAGGAGCAGACATTCTCATCTTCAACAGCTATCACTGGTGGACACACACCGGAACCCGTCAAAC ATGGGACTACTATCAAGTTGGTGAAAACATATACAAAGACATGGGCCGCATGTTGGCTTACAAGATTGCTTTGACAACATGGGCCAACTGGGTTGACTCCTACATAGATTTCAAAAAAACCCGGGTCTTTTTCCAGGGGGTTTCTGCTGTTCATGACCG AGGCTGGAACGAACCTAGTGCTCAAAATTGTATAGGGCAAACACTACCTACTCGGGGACTTCATTACCCAGGAAAGAGATACCCCGGGGAAGAAGTGGTGAAAGATGTATTGGCGAAAATGAAAAATCCGGTTTATTTATTGGATATAACGCTTCTTACACAGTTAAGAAAAGACGGACACCCGTCAAAGTACGGTGACGATGGCATAGACTGCAGCCACTGGTGCCTCGCTGGCGTGCCCGATGCTTGGAATCAAATTTTGTACAATATCTTGCTCAAGAAATAA